From a region of the Butyrivibrio sp. AE3004 genome:
- the galE gene encoding UDP-glucose 4-epimerase GalE has protein sequence MAILVTGGAGYIGSHTVVELQNAGYDVVVMDNLANASEKVIGRVEAITGKKVPFYKADIRDREGLEEIFNKEKIDSVIHFAGLKAVGESVQKPWEYYENNIGGTLTLVDVMRKHGCKNIIFSSSATVYGNPAFIPITEECPKGQCTNPYGWTKSMLEQVLSDIQYADPEWNVVLLRYFNPIGAHKSGTIGENPNGIPNNLMPYITQVAVGRLPKLNVFGNDYDTPDGTGVRDYIHVVDLAVGHVKALKKLEPGCGLSIYNLGTGVGYSVLDIVKNFEEANGVKIPYEIQPRRAGDIATCYSNADKAEKELGWKAQNGIREMCEDSWRWQSQNPNGYED, from the coding sequence ATGGCAATATTGGTAACAGGTGGTGCAGGATATATTGGGAGCCACACAGTAGTAGAACTTCAGAATGCCGGCTATGATGTAGTAGTAATGGACAACCTTGCTAATGCAAGTGAGAAAGTTATTGGACGTGTTGAAGCAATAACAGGTAAAAAGGTTCCTTTTTATAAGGCAGATATTCGTGACAGAGAAGGCCTTGAGGAAATCTTCAATAAAGAGAAGATTGATTCGGTTATCCACTTTGCAGGTCTTAAGGCAGTTGGTGAGTCTGTTCAGAAGCCTTGGGAATACTATGAAAACAACATAGGCGGAACACTTACTCTTGTAGATGTTATGAGAAAACACGGATGCAAGAACATCATCTTCTCATCATCCGCTACAGTATATGGCAATCCTGCTTTTATTCCGATCACAGAGGAATGCCCCAAGGGACAGTGCACAAATCCTTATGGCTGGACAAAATCAATGCTTGAGCAGGTTCTTTCCGATATACAGTATGCCGATCCTGAATGGAATGTAGTTCTCCTTAGATACTTCAATCCTATCGGTGCTCACAAGAGCGGAACTATTGGCGAGAATCCCAATGGTATTCCGAACAACCTTATGCCTTATATTACACAGGTAGCAGTAGGAAGACTTCCTAAGCTTAATGTATTCGGTAACGATTATGATACTCCCGATGGCACCGGCGTACGTGATTATATCCATGTCGTTGACCTTGCTGTTGGACATGTTAAGGCTCTTAAGAAGCTTGAGCCCGGCTGCGGTCTTTCAATCTACAACCTTGGAACAGGTGTTGGTTACAGTGTTCTTGACATTGTTAAGAATTTTGAAGAAGCCAACGGTGTTAAGATTCCTTATGAGATTCAGCCCAGACGTGCAGGTGATATAGCAACATGCTATTCAAATGCTGATAAAGCTGAGAAGGAGCTTGGATGGAAGGCTCAGAACGGAATTCGCGAGATGTGCGAGGACTCATGGAGATGGCAGAGCCAGAATCCTAACGGTTACGAGGATTAA
- a CDS encoding D-2-hydroxyacid dehydrogenase produces the protein MKIVAAEIDSVGNDIDYSVLSKAGEVSFYKDKITVENAKERLKDVEILCINKSKITTEILDRTPDLKLICEFATGFDNVDIHECAKRGIKVANVAGYSTMSVAQHTFALLFYIMESLKDYDEFVKSGDYAAQEHFCKLDIPFHELDKMTWGIIGMGNIGRKVAQIATSFGAKVIFYSASGRTAHNKEDEAYEMVSFDELLEKSDVLSIHCPLSDKTRNLIDKEALKKMKKTAILINVARGPIVNEEDLTEALLNDEIQGAGLDVLVVEPMKKDSPLLKIQDSKKLFITPHMAWASVEARTRCVHEVLENILAFKRGENRNVINML, from the coding sequence ATGAAAATAGTAGCGGCAGAAATTGACAGTGTTGGAAATGATATAGATTACAGTGTGCTTTCCAAGGCAGGGGAGGTTTCTTTTTATAAGGATAAGATAACTGTTGAAAACGCAAAGGAGAGACTCAAGGATGTGGAAATTCTTTGCATCAACAAGTCAAAGATCACAACTGAGATTCTTGACAGAACTCCTGACTTAAAGCTTATCTGCGAGTTTGCGACAGGTTTTGACAATGTTGATATTCATGAATGCGCAAAAAGAGGAATTAAGGTTGCTAATGTTGCAGGGTATTCCACAATGTCGGTTGCACAGCACACATTTGCTCTTTTGTTTTATATCATGGAATCCTTAAAGGATTATGACGAATTTGTAAAAAGCGGTGATTATGCGGCACAGGAGCATTTTTGTAAGCTTGATATACCTTTTCATGAACTTGACAAAATGACCTGGGGAATTATTGGAATGGGTAATATCGGAAGGAAGGTTGCTCAGATAGCTACATCATTTGGCGCAAAAGTGATTTTTTATTCCGCATCAGGCAGGACTGCACACAACAAAGAGGATGAGGCATATGAGATGGTAAGCTTTGATGAGCTTCTTGAAAAAAGTGATGTTTTGTCTATTCATTGCCCGCTCAGTGACAAGACAAGAAACCTTATTGATAAGGAAGCGCTTAAGAAAATGAAAAAGACTGCCATCCTCATAAATGTAGCCAGAGGACCGATAGTTAATGAAGAGGACCTGACAGAGGCCCTGTTAAATGATGAAATACAAGGGGCAGGTCTTGATGTTCTTGTGGTTGAGCCTATGAAAAAAGACAGTCCGCTTCTTAAAATACAGGACAGCAAAAAGCTGTTTATAACACCTCATATGGCATGGGCAAGCGTCGAAGCCAGGACCCGCTGCGTTCATGAGGTATTGGAAAATATTCTCGCTTTTAAAAGGGGCGAAAACAGGAATGTGATTAATATGTTATAA
- a CDS encoding Uma2 family endonuclease, producing MSKVNPRTISEYYALPGEYNVELIDGVFYEVPVKGTLHQDIASYFHILIGGYVREQGIDCKVYEGPVGIRILQDNYNIFKPDLFAVFNKVIIGRAGICGAPEFIIEIITDKASRRAMNAKFERYCDAKVKELWIVDVQGRKLESYIYSGDKYLKKVYNLEGEILIGTFKEKLSINLNEINDIIEEYELMKD from the coding sequence ATGTCAAAAGTAAATCCCAGAACAATATCAGAGTATTATGCATTACCGGGAGAATATAATGTTGAACTGATAGATGGAGTTTTTTATGAAGTCCCTGTGAAGGGGACGCTTCATCAGGATATAGCATCATATTTTCATATATTGATAGGGGGCTATGTCAGGGAGCAGGGTATAGATTGTAAGGTTTATGAGGGACCGGTCGGTATCAGGATACTGCAGGATAACTACAACATATTTAAACCTGATCTTTTTGCGGTTTTTAATAAGGTTATTATAGGCAGGGCCGGAATTTGCGGAGCTCCGGAATTCATAATAGAGATAATTACCGATAAGGCATCAAGGCGTGCAATGAATGCCAAATTTGAGAGGTATTGTGATGCGAAGGTTAAGGAGTTATGGATAGTTGATGTTCAAGGCAGGAAGCTGGAATCCTACATATACAGCGGCGATAAGTATTTGAAAAAAGTGTATAACCTTGAGGGAGAGATACTGATAGGAACATTTAAAGAAAAGCTTAGCATTAACCTTAATGAAATAAATGATATTATTGAAGAATACGAGCTTATGAAGGACTGA
- a CDS encoding LacI family DNA-binding transcriptional regulator, which produces MATITEIAKKAGVSIGTVDRVLHNRGYVKAETRERVEKACEELHYEPNRVAQGLAVRKKKLRFLFMIPKTQYSPFFIPVRESAEKKAKSLEAYAATTDIIEYPDSEDEEKALLQSLKKTLGEYDGVCITGTDSRVNDLIIEEQKKRELPLVFYNSRLDGVEHLAYVGCDYIASGRLAAGLSAMAGGENARICFFTEYDSIKESATERIRGFSNEMNSRYPDMELLGKWSIALDREENRRAVREMLTKYPETNVVYVINPRDYDICRLIAAEDTSHKVRIITNDLVAVQYEMFHKGMITATICQEPEKQGKLSLEILFNYLAYGTVPKKVNYTELSIHIEQNL; this is translated from the coding sequence ATGGCAACGATAACAGAAATAGCGAAGAAAGCCGGAGTCTCAATAGGCACGGTAGATCGCGTTTTGCACAACAGAGGTTATGTTAAGGCGGAAACAAGAGAGCGTGTCGAGAAAGCGTGTGAAGAGCTTCATTATGAGCCAAATCGTGTGGCTCAGGGGCTTGCGGTAAGGAAAAAGAAGCTGAGATTTCTTTTCATGATACCCAAGACGCAGTATAGTCCGTTCTTTATTCCTGTAAGGGAAAGTGCAGAAAAAAAGGCAAAATCACTTGAAGCATATGCTGCGACCACGGACATTATTGAATATCCTGATAGTGAAGACGAAGAGAAAGCACTTTTGCAGTCGCTAAAAAAGACTCTCGGAGAATATGATGGTGTTTGCATAACCGGAACGGATTCCAGGGTCAACGATCTGATAATTGAAGAGCAGAAAAAGAGGGAATTACCTCTTGTTTTTTATAACAGCAGACTGGATGGGGTTGAACATCTTGCTTATGTCGGATGCGATTATATTGCTTCGGGAAGGCTTGCAGCAGGACTGTCTGCAATGGCAGGCGGTGAAAATGCCAGGATATGCTTTTTTACTGAATATGACAGTATTAAAGAGAGTGCGACGGAGAGAATTCGTGGCTTTTCCAATGAGATGAATTCACGTTATCCGGACATGGAGCTTCTGGGAAAATGGAGTATTGCCCTTGATCGTGAAGAAAACAGGCGGGCTGTCAGAGAGATGCTGACAAAGTATCCCGAAACTAATGTGGTGTATGTTATAAATCCCAGGGATTATGACATCTGCAGGCTTATTGCAGCCGAGGATACATCGCATAAGGTGAGGATTATTACCAACGACCTTGTGGCTGTCCAGTATGAGATGTTTCACAAGGGAATGATAACTGCAACAATATGTCAGGAACCTGAAAAGCAGGGAAAGCTTTCTTTGGAAATTTTATTTAACTATCTTGCTTATGGGACAGTTCCCAAGAAGGTGAATTATACGGAGCTTAGCATACATATTGAACAGAATTTGTAG
- a CDS encoding UTP--glucose-1-phosphate uridylyltransferase, with amino-acid sequence MTLEEAKKKLEANGQMHVLKYYDELSEEEKAALIQQIDETDFEVLKNAKNLGHGSERGKFEPLACMQLSEIEKRKDEFNKIGTDAIKAGKVAACLLAGGMGTRLGSDDPKGMYNIGLTKEVFIFQRIIENLLDVVNATGSWIHLFIMTSEKNHEKTVNFLTEKNFFGYKADKVTFFKQDMAPASDYEGKVYMEGKGRISTSPNGNAGWFSSMIKAGLDKTLHAEGIEWVNIFAVDNVLQRICDPCFVGATIDQKAEVGAKVVKKNAPDEGVGVMCLEDGKPSIVEYYELTQDMMDAKDEAGDPAYNYGVILNYLFNVPALERIAKNELPLHVVEKKIPYINENGEYIKPETPNGCKFEQLVLDMIHELDSCVPYEVVREHEFAPIKNKTGKDSVESARELCKKNGIEL; translated from the coding sequence ATGACATTAGAAGAAGCAAAGAAGAAACTTGAAGCCAACGGACAGATGCACGTTCTCAAATATTATGACGAGCTTTCAGAGGAAGAGAAGGCTGCACTCATACAGCAGATAGATGAGACGGACTTCGAAGTTTTGAAAAATGCAAAGAATCTTGGACACGGTTCTGAGAGAGGCAAGTTTGAACCTCTTGCATGCATGCAGCTTTCAGAGATTGAAAAGAGAAAAGATGAGTTCAACAAAATCGGTACAGATGCTATTAAGGCAGGTAAGGTAGCTGCATGTCTTCTTGCCGGCGGTATGGGTACAAGACTTGGATCAGATGATCCTAAGGGAATGTACAATATAGGTCTTACAAAGGAAGTATTCATTTTCCAGCGTATCATCGAGAACCTTCTTGATGTGGTTAACGCTACAGGATCATGGATTCATCTCTTCATCATGACAAGTGAGAAGAATCATGAGAAGACAGTGAACTTCCTTACTGAAAAGAATTTCTTTGGCTATAAAGCTGATAAGGTTACTTTCTTTAAGCAGGATATGGCACCCGCTTCAGACTATGAAGGCAAAGTTTATATGGAAGGAAAAGGACGTATTTCCACATCACCTAACGGAAATGCAGGATGGTTTTCTTCAATGATCAAGGCCGGTCTTGATAAGACTCTTCATGCTGAGGGTATTGAGTGGGTTAATATCTTCGCTGTTGACAATGTTCTTCAGAGAATCTGCGATCCCTGCTTTGTTGGTGCGACAATAGATCAGAAGGCTGAGGTAGGAGCTAAGGTTGTTAAGAAGAATGCTCCCGATGAAGGTGTTGGAGTTATGTGCCTTGAAGATGGCAAGCCTTCTATTGTTGAGTACTATGAGCTTACACAGGATATGATGGATGCCAAGGATGAAGCAGGTGATCCCGCTTACAACTATGGTGTTATTCTGAACTATCTCTTCAATGTACCGGCTCTTGAGCGTATTGCGAAGAACGAGCTTCCTCTTCACGTTGTTGAGAAGAAGATTCCTTATATCAATGAAAACGGTGAGTATATAAAACCTGAGACACCTAACGGATGCAAATTTGAGCAGCTTGTTCTTGATATGATCCATGAGCTTGACAGCTGCGTACCTTACGAAGTTGTTCGTGAGCATGAGTTTGCTCCTATCAAGAATAAGACAGGTAAAGATTCAGTAGAGTCAGCAAGAGAGCTCTGCAAGAAGAATGGCATAGAACTGTAA
- a CDS encoding S1C family serine protease encodes MFDNENNEQNKMEIEEKRETEVSSTSGNGQDIKRENETPTTNSSPYVVGSPNNAYGSNQGITYGTGSQNSTYGTGNQNSTYGTGSQNNTYGSSNTYGTGSYNQNSNTGSYGNYNGMNNTNNGYSQNGGTYGNYNYNNQGTYGNYQYTYNQPGMNGGNGPVKKNNGKKVAAVIAAALVLSLGLGAGYYSMTKITQMPAIEQSKDQADAADKAKAADKNIEESTAKADSSSAAEVDKSTTSDAVIGENAEAGISKTQTVENSKTVVTDVTQVVEEAMPAMVSINNNYTQSASYFGQTYSQELTASGSGIIVGTNDSELLIATNYHVIEGADSLEVLFVDENTAKAEVKGTDSNMDLAVIAVQLSDLSASTRDAIAIATLGDSDALTLGEPAIAIGNALGYGQSVTTGVISAVNRAIDLDDSRKGTFIQTSAAINPGNSGGALLNISGEVIGINSNKIGGEAIEGMGYAIPISTAKPIIQQLMTEKTRSKVSEEQRGYLGISGVSVTSDVSQMYGLPLGVYVAAVSADGGAKSAGIQEGDIITTFDGKEISSMDDLQNKLAYYEAGETVTVTVKRQASGGYQDQEISVTLGSKQTVQSDATDGKTYQGEKTPDANGGNGQDEGQQNGINPFGNPFGFGFSFGN; translated from the coding sequence ATGTTTGATAATGAAAATAATGAACAGAACAAGATGGAAATTGAAGAAAAAAGAGAAACTGAAGTTAGCTCCACAAGCGGCAATGGTCAGGATATCAAGAGAGAAAATGAAACTCCGACAACAAATAGCAGTCCTTACGTTGTAGGCAGCCCGAACAATGCATATGGTAGCAACCAGGGAATTACATATGGCACAGGCAGTCAGAACAGCACATATGGCACAGGTAATCAGAACAGTACTTATGGTACAGGCAGTCAGAATAATACATATGGCAGCAGCAATACCTACGGAACAGGTTCTTATAACCAGAATAGCAATACAGGATCCTATGGAAATTATAACGGGATGAATAACACAAATAATGGCTATTCACAGAACGGAGGAACCTATGGTAATTACAACTACAATAACCAGGGTACCTACGGCAATTATCAATACACATATAATCAGCCGGGCATGAATGGTGGAAACGGTCCTGTGAAAAAGAATAACGGCAAGAAAGTTGCAGCAGTTATTGCGGCTGCTCTTGTTTTGAGCCTGGGACTTGGTGCAGGCTATTACAGTATGACAAAGATAACACAGATGCCTGCTATTGAACAATCCAAGGATCAGGCTGATGCGGCAGATAAGGCAAAGGCAGCTGACAAGAACATTGAGGAATCCACTGCAAAGGCTGATTCATCAAGCGCTGCAGAAGTAGATAAGAGCACAACTTCGGACGCTGTAATCGGAGAAAACGCTGAGGCAGGTATTTCCAAGACTCAGACCGTAGAGAATTCCAAGACAGTAGTTACTGATGTTACACAGGTTGTTGAAGAAGCAATGCCTGCAATGGTTTCAATCAACAATAATTACACACAGTCTGCGTCATATTTTGGACAGACTTACAGCCAGGAGCTTACAGCTTCAGGTTCAGGTATCATTGTTGGAACAAATGACAGCGAGCTTTTGATTGCTACCAACTATCACGTAATTGAAGGTGCTGATTCTCTTGAAGTACTTTTTGTAGATGAGAATACTGCAAAGGCAGAGGTTAAAGGTACAGATTCAAATATGGATCTTGCAGTTATAGCAGTACAGCTTTCTGACCTTAGCGCTTCAACAAGAGATGCCATAGCTATTGCAACACTTGGTGATTCAGATGCGCTTACACTTGGTGAGCCTGCAATCGCAATAGGTAATGCGCTTGGTTATGGACAGTCTGTAACTACAGGTGTTATCAGTGCAGTAAACCGTGCTATTGACCTGGACGACAGTAGGAAGGGTACATTCATTCAGACAAGTGCTGCAATCAACCCCGGAAATTCAGGCGGCGCACTTCTTAACATCAGTGGTGAGGTCATTGGTATCAATTCCAACAAGATTGGTGGAGAAGCAATTGAAGGTATGGGTTATGCTATCCCGATTTCAACAGCAAAGCCTATTATCCAGCAGCTTATGACAGAAAAGACACGTTCAAAGGTTTCAGAGGAGCAGAGAGGCTATCTTGGAATCTCAGGTGTAAGCGTAACTTCCGATGTATCACAGATGTATGGTCTTCCTCTTGGTGTTTATGTAGCAGCCGTATCTGCTGATGGCGGAGCAAAGAGCGCAGGAATCCAGGAAGGCGATATCATTACCACATTTGATGGAAAAGAGATTTCATCAATGGATGATCTTCAGAACAAGCTTGCATATTATGAAGCAGGTGAAACAGTTACTGTAACTGTTAAGAGACAGGCTTCCGGCGGATATCAGGATCAGGAGATTTCCGTAACACTTGGATCAAAGCAGACTGTTCAGTCAGATGCTACTGATGGCAAGACTTATCAGGGAGAGAAAACACCTGATGCCAATGGTGGAAATGGTCAGGATGAAGGACAGCAGAATGGAATTAATCCTTTTGGAAATCCTTTCGGATTTGGATTTAGTTTTGGAAACTGA
- a CDS encoding helix-turn-helix domain-containing protein, whose protein sequence is MFDALGRIDDLIISHNMSRNQVAKKANIPSSTLNSYFKFNRYPPIDNIERICDVFGLTLIEFFSDSEQLETGKTTTELAELNSKYVLLADHQKNAVNSVIDAFLTE, encoded by the coding sequence ATGTTTGATGCATTAGGTCGAATTGATGACCTCATAATATCGCATAACATGTCAAGGAACCAAGTTGCCAAAAAGGCAAATATTCCCTCATCTACTTTGAATTCTTATTTTAAATTCAATAGATATCCCCCTATTGATAATATTGAAAGAATCTGCGATGTCTTTGGTTTAACACTTATTGAATTTTTCTCTGATTCAGAGCAATTGGAAACAGGTAAGACTACTACCGAGTTAGCCGAATTGAATTCAAAATATGTACTTTTAGCAGATCATCAGAAGAACGCTGTCAATAGTGTTATCGATGCATTTTTAACAGAATAA
- the clpX gene encoding ATP-dependent Clp protease ATP-binding subunit ClpX, with amino-acid sequence MSDRFDNNGNDEFDFREVKDSEDSSDVVSSDATNDDKKDTSDKKESEYEDVCFMCRRPESKAGKMFHLPNGICVCDDCMHKTMDTVSQFDYQNLLNNPNLMNELNKHSGMPGLSFMDFGDFMNTGGIPNSQKIKKKKEEDIKVKPEFNIENMPAPHKIKGKLDEFVIGQEKAKKIISVAVYNHYKRVKTGTMDDIEIEKSNILMIGPTGSGKTYLVKTLAKLLDVPLAIADATSLTEAGYIGDDIESVVSKLLAAAGNDIDRAQQGIIFIDEIDKIAKKKNTTSRDVSGESVQQGMLKLLEGADVEVPVGASSKNAMVPMATVNTRNILFICGGAFPDLEEIIKQRLNKQTSIGFDADLKDKWDKDPDLITKVTVDDLKKFGMIPEFLGRLPIVCTLKGLSKEMLVQILREPKNAILKQYQKLLAFDEVNLEFDDDALDAIAEKAMEKETGARALRAIIEEFMLDIMYEIPKDDNIGSVTITGDYIRGKGGPRIELRTTEVPKAIPLKDSENK; translated from the coding sequence ATGAGCGATAGATTTGATAATAACGGAAATGATGAATTTGATTTCAGAGAAGTTAAAGATTCCGAAGATAGTAGTGACGTAGTATCATCAGATGCAACTAATGATGATAAGAAGGACACTTCAGATAAAAAAGAAAGTGAGTATGAGGATGTTTGCTTTATGTGCAGACGTCCTGAGAGCAAGGCGGGGAAGATGTTCCATCTTCCAAACGGCATTTGTGTTTGTGATGATTGTATGCATAAGACAATGGATACTGTCAGCCAGTTCGATTATCAGAATCTTTTGAATAATCCGAATCTGATGAATGAGCTTAACAAACATAGCGGTATGCCGGGACTTAGTTTTATGGATTTCGGTGATTTTATGAATACAGGTGGAATTCCCAATTCTCAGAAGATCAAGAAGAAAAAGGAAGAGGATATTAAGGTAAAGCCCGAGTTTAATATCGAGAATATGCCTGCACCCCATAAAATAAAGGGCAAGCTTGACGAATTTGTAATAGGCCAGGAGAAGGCTAAGAAGATAATTTCGGTAGCTGTTTACAACCACTATAAACGTGTAAAAACAGGTACTATGGATGACATAGAAATAGAGAAGTCAAATATTCTTATGATCGGACCTACCGGAAGCGGTAAGACTTATCTTGTAAAAACGCTGGCAAAGCTTCTTGATGTTCCGCTTGCGATTGCTGATGCAACTTCACTTACAGAAGCCGGTTACATCGGTGATGATATAGAAAGCGTTGTAAGTAAGCTTCTTGCAGCAGCCGGAAATGATATTGACAGAGCCCAGCAGGGAATCATTTTTATTGATGAGATAGATAAAATTGCAAAGAAGAAGAATACCACATCGAGAGATGTAAGCGGAGAATCTGTACAGCAGGGTATGCTTAAGCTTCTTGAAGGTGCAGATGTAGAAGTTCCTGTAGGTGCAAGCAGTAAAAATGCTATGGTTCCGATGGCTACAGTAAATACCAGAAATATCCTGTTTATCTGTGGCGGAGCCTTCCCGGATCTTGAAGAGATTATAAAGCAGAGACTGAATAAGCAGACATCAATTGGTTTTGATGCAGACCTCAAGGATAAGTGGGATAAAGACCCTGACCTTATTACCAAGGTTACTGTAGATGACCTTAAGAAGTTCGGAATGATTCCTGAGTTTTTAGGAAGACTTCCGATTGTATGCACGCTTAAAGGCCTTTCAAAGGAAATGCTCGTGCAGATCCTTAGGGAGCCTAAGAATGCTATTTTGAAGCAGTATCAAAAGCTTCTTGCCTTCGATGAGGTTAATCTGGAATTTGACGATGACGCTCTTGATGCTATAGCTGAAAAGGCCATGGAGAAAGAGACAGGCGCCAGAGCTCTTCGTGCGATCATAGAGGAATTTATGCTTGATATCATGTATGAGATTCCAAAGGATGATAATATCGGAAGTGTTACGATAACAGGAGATTATATCAGAGGAAAGGGTGGCCCGAGAATAGAGCTTAGGACTACCGAGGTTCCAAAGGCGATTCCGCTTAAGGATTCCGAGAATAAATAA
- a CDS encoding L-fucose/L-arabinose isomerase family protein, producing MNNIPQVKIGLVAVSRDCFPASLAINRRKALVDSYKKLYNDVDVYECPVCIIESETQTLEALEDVKKAGCNALCVYLGNFGPEISETLLAEKFDGPVMFCAAAEETQNDLIDGRGDAYCGMLNASYNLHLRGVKAYIPEYPVGTADECAKMINEFVPIARALYGLSELKVISFGPRPMNFLACNAPIQQIYNMGAEIEENSELDLFESFNKHAGDSRIAEVVADMEKELGAGNKKPEILEKLAQYELTLLDWIEEHRGGKKFVCIAGKCWPAFQTQFGFVPCYVNSRLTGRGIPVSCEVDIYGAISEFLGTCISNDAVTLLDINNSVPADMYEESIKGKFDYKHTDTFMGFHCGNTCTSKLSSCEMKFQRIMARNLPEEVTQGTLEGDIAPGEITFYRLQSTSDNHLRAYVAQGEVLNVPTRSFGGIGVFAIPEMGRFYRHVLIQGNFPHHGAVAFGHFGKALYEVFKYVGAETIGYNQPASLPYPTENPFA from the coding sequence ATGAACAACATTCCCCAGGTTAAAATTGGTCTGGTAGCAGTCAGCCGTGACTGTTTCCCGGCATCACTTGCAATCAATCGTAGAAAGGCATTAGTTGATAGCTACAAGAAGCTTTACAACGACGTAGATGTTTATGAGTGCCCTGTCTGCATCATCGAGTCAGAGACTCAGACACTTGAGGCTCTTGAGGATGTTAAGAAGGCAGGATGTAATGCACTTTGCGTATATCTTGGTAACTTTGGTCCTGAAATTTCTGAGACACTTCTTGCTGAGAAGTTTGATGGTCCTGTAATGTTCTGCGCAGCTGCAGAGGAGACACAGAACGACCTTATCGATGGCCGTGGTGATGCTTACTGCGGTATGCTTAACGCAAGCTACAACCTTCACCTTAGAGGTGTTAAGGCTTATATTCCTGAGTATCCTGTTGGAACAGCAGATGAGTGCGCTAAGATGATCAACGAGTTCGTTCCGATCGCAAGAGCACTTTATGGTCTTTCAGAACTCAAGGTTATCAGCTTCGGCCCTCGTCCGATGAACTTCCTTGCTTGTAACGCTCCTATTCAGCAGATCTACAACATGGGTGCTGAGATTGAAGAGAACTCAGAGCTTGATCTTTTCGAGAGCTTCAACAAGCATGCCGGTGATTCAAGAATCGCTGAAGTTGTTGCAGACATGGAGAAGGAACTTGGCGCAGGCAACAAGAAGCCTGAAATCCTTGAGAAGCTTGCTCAGTACGAGCTTACACTTCTTGACTGGATCGAAGAGCACAGAGGCGGCAAGAAGTTCGTTTGTATCGCCGGTAAGTGCTGGCCTGCATTCCAGACACAGTTTGGTTTCGTTCCCTGCTATGTAAACAGCCGTCTTACAGGCCGTGGAATTCCGGTATCCTGTGAAGTAGATATCTACGGTGCAATCAGTGAGTTCCTTGGAACATGCATCTCTAACGACGCTGTTACGCTTCTTGATATCAACAACTCTGTACCTGCTGATATGTACGAAGAGTCCATCAAGGGCAAGTTCGACTACAAGCACACAGATACATTCATGGGCTTCCACTGCGGTAATACATGCACAAGCAAGCTTTCAAGCTGCGAGATGAAGTTCCAGAGAATTATGGCCAGAAACCTTCCTGAAGAAGTTACACAGGGAACACTTGAAGGTGACATCGCTCCCGGCGAAATCACATTCTACAGACTGCAGAGCACATCTGATAACCACCTTCGCGCATATGTAGCACAGGGTGAGGTTCTCAATGTTCCTACAAGATCATTCGGTGGTATCGGTGTATTCGCTATTCCGGAGATGGGACGTTTCTACAGACACGTTCTTATCCAGGGCAACTTCCCTCATCACGGTGCAGTTGCATTTGGTCACTTCGGAAAGGCTCTTTACGAAGTATTCAAGTATGTAGGCGCTGAGACAATCGGCTACAACCAGCCTGCATCACTTCCTTATCCTACAGAGAATCCTTTCGCTTAA